The Hugenholtzia roseola DSM 9546 genome includes a region encoding these proteins:
- a CDS encoding Uma2 family endonuclease, with product MKYITDINELDLNGTYTYADYLTWRFEQSVELIKGKIFKMSPAPSRKHQKISFNLSGIFYNQLKGKSCRAFAAPFDVRLLDKKKSLKANTEIYTVVQPDICVICDKSKLDERGCIGAPDLIIEILSPGNSKKEMRTKYALYEESGVKEYWVLYPSEHVLQQYILNENEKYELKNNFAEDEVFNSHIFADLQIDLSEIFEEEEL from the coding sequence ATGAAATACATCACCGACATCAACGAATTAGACCTAAACGGCACTTATACATATGCCGACTATCTTACCTGGCGTTTCGAGCAGAGCGTCGAACTTATCAAGGGTAAGATTTTTAAAATGTCGCCTGCGCCCAGTAGGAAGCACCAGAAAATTTCCTTTAACCTAAGTGGTATTTTTTACAACCAACTCAAAGGAAAATCCTGTCGCGCCTTTGCTGCCCCCTTCGATGTGCGCCTTTTGGATAAGAAAAAATCTTTAAAGGCAAACACAGAAATTTATACCGTTGTGCAGCCTGATATTTGCGTGATTTGCGATAAAAGTAAATTAGATGAGCGCGGTTGTATCGGTGCGCCCGATTTGATTATCGAAATCCTTTCGCCCGGTAATTCGAAAAAGGAAATGAGAACCAAGTATGCCCTCTACGAAGAAAGTGGCGTAAAAGAATATTGGGTTCTCTATCCGTCTGAACACGTTTTGCAGCAATATATTTTAAATGAAAATGAAAAATATGAGCTAAAAAATAATTTTGCAGAAGACGAAGTTTTTAATTCCCACATTTTTGCCGACCTGCAAATTGACCTAT